From the genome of Cognaticolwellia beringensis, one region includes:
- a CDS encoding serine hydrolase, translated as MPQLKVTQVPKKSIKLLTFLGSVLLSVCSLSHAQTIIPSAPEVNAKGHILIDYATGKVIAESNADILLAPASLTKMMTSYIIGKELASGNINNDDPVRISEKAWAKNFPESSKMFIEVGTEVPVSLLNQGIIVASGNDACVAMAEHIAGSEGAFAQLMNAHAEQLGMYSSFFENSHGLDSKEHKTTARDMATLAIALIRDVPEEYKLYRQKSFTYNNIKQYNRNSLLWDKSMNVDGLKTGHTSQAGYSLVTSATKGDMRLVSVVMGTDSERARKVESKKLLNYGFRFYETYTPYKAGEKFVSDRVWMGDRKEVDLGIMVNTPITIPRGQRKNLQANFELDKQLTAPLQKGEVVGKLFLQLDGEDIAQYPLVTLQEVNEGSMFNKLMDYVKLQFAN; from the coding sequence ATGCCCCAACTCAAAGTTACTCAAGTACCTAAAAAATCAATAAAGTTATTAACTTTTTTAGGCTCTGTATTATTAAGCGTTTGCTCTCTTTCTCATGCTCAAACTATTATTCCATCAGCTCCAGAAGTAAATGCTAAAGGTCACATTTTAATTGATTACGCGACAGGTAAGGTTATCGCTGAAAGTAATGCCGATATTTTACTAGCACCAGCAAGTTTAACCAAAATGATGACTAGTTACATCATAGGTAAAGAATTAGCTAGTGGTAACATCAATAATGATGACCCTGTGAGAATTAGCGAAAAAGCTTGGGCGAAAAATTTCCCTGAGTCCTCAAAAATGTTTATTGAAGTTGGCACAGAAGTACCGGTAAGCTTACTAAACCAAGGTATTATCGTTGCATCAGGAAATGACGCTTGTGTCGCTATGGCAGAGCATATTGCCGGTAGTGAAGGCGCATTTGCCCAGTTAATGAATGCTCACGCTGAGCAATTAGGCATGTACAGTAGTTTTTTTGAAAATAGCCACGGTTTAGACAGTAAAGAGCACAAAACTACTGCTCGCGATATGGCGACATTAGCTATTGCTCTTATTCGCGATGTGCCAGAAGAATATAAACTCTATAGGCAAAAGTCTTTTACTTATAATAATATTAAGCAATATAACCGCAATAGCTTATTGTGGGATAAAAGCATGAATGTTGACGGATTAAAAACCGGCCACACATCTCAAGCGGGTTATAGTTTAGTCACTTCGGCCACTAAGGGCGACATGCGTTTAGTCAGTGTGGTTATGGGTACAGACAGCGAACGTGCACGTAAAGTAGAGAGCAAAAAATTACTAAACTACGGTTTTCGCTTTTACGAAACTTACACACCATATAAAGCCGGTGAAAAATTTGTTAGTGACCGTGTTTGGATGGGCGATCGCAAAGAAGTTGATTTAGGTATTATGGTTAATACGCCAATTACCATTCCTCGAGGTCAACGTAAAAACTTACAAGCTAATTTTGAATTAGACAAACAATTAACAGCGCCACTGCAAAAAGGTGAAGTTGTAGGTAAGTTATTTTTGCAACTTGACGGTGAAGATATTGCCCAATACCCATTGGTTACACTCCAAGAAGTTAATGAAGGCAGCATGTTCAATAAATTAATGGACTATGTAAAACTTCAGTTTGCTAATTAA
- a CDS encoding septal ring lytic transglycosylase RlpA family protein yields MAKLNIPQSIYLWLLLIMVSACSTNHGRYQQKHDSIPTRLPNASELHNATPRAEAHSRGGNKHYQVFGKHYQVLETAENFSQTGTASWYGRKFHGHLTSNGEIYDMYAMSAAHKNLPLPTYLKVVNNSNGKSVIVRVNDRGPFHQSRIIDLSYSAAYKLDMLKTGTANVTISAINDFSPAGLAQLQDNTPRLNDNAAQITPLPIAPVSTVTQVIATEKNIAKTSISPVKSPLKAQYIQVFASKSHTQATKLAKILSKQHQSGTQIEEINGIFRVLVGPIESNDEVKQLLLVIKDNGHPKAFIRK; encoded by the coding sequence ATGGCGAAACTAAACATACCCCAAAGTATCTATCTCTGGTTACTATTGATAATGGTTTCGGCCTGTAGTACTAACCATGGCCGCTACCAACAAAAACATGACAGTATTCCAACGCGCTTACCAAACGCCAGTGAACTTCATAATGCAACACCGCGAGCTGAAGCGCATAGCCGAGGTGGCAACAAGCATTACCAAGTATTTGGCAAGCATTATCAAGTATTAGAAACTGCAGAAAACTTTAGCCAAACCGGCACTGCCTCTTGGTATGGCCGAAAGTTTCATGGCCATTTAACCTCTAATGGCGAAATTTACGATATGTACGCCATGAGCGCCGCCCATAAAAACTTGCCTTTACCTACTTATTTGAAGGTAGTTAACAATAGTAATGGTAAATCCGTTATTGTTAGGGTCAATGATCGAGGACCATTTCACCAAAGCCGCATTATCGATTTGTCTTACAGCGCAGCCTATAAACTTGATATGTTAAAAACGGGCACGGCTAACGTCACTATTTCGGCCATTAATGACTTTTCTCCCGCTGGTTTAGCACAACTTCAAGACAATACTCCGCGCTTAAACGATAATGCAGCACAAATAACACCTTTACCAATAGCACCGGTCTCAACAGTTACACAAGTAATAGCAACAGAAAAAAATATAGCTAAAACATCAATATCACCTGTTAAATCCCCCTTAAAAGCGCAGTACATTCAGGTATTCGCTAGCAAAAGTCATACGCAAGCGACTAAACTTGCCAAGATATTATCTAAGCAACATCAAAGTGGCACACAAATAGAAGAAATAAATGGAATTTTTCGTGTGCTTGTAGGTCCGATAGAAAGCAATGATGAAGTAAAGCAATTATTATTAGTGATTAAAGACAATGGTCACCCTAAAGCTTTTATTCGTAAATAA
- the rodA gene encoding rod shape-determining protein RodA: MRSTGHDQHRQRTLWQRLHIDLPLLIGILALMTLGLFVVYSAGGQESAVLIRHAKRVGLALFVMFIVAQIPPLSYRKWAVPVFIVGLMLLTAVLLFGHVGKGAQRWLDLGVTKFQPSEIMKLVMPIMIAWYVSQYDLPIRISKIIIAFILVLIPTLLIARQPDLGTSLLIASSGIFVIFLAGASWKLIGACVGLASAFAPVLWMFLMKPYQKQRVLTFLDPEQDPLGSGYHIIQSKIAIGSGGIHGKGWLQGTQSQLEFLPERHTDFIFAVFSEEFGLIGVGLLLTVYLAIVVRGLWIAVNAQHAFTKLLAGSLTLTFFVYIFVNIGMVSGLLPVVGVPLPLVSYGGTSMVTLMAGFGMLMAISTHRRFNI; this comes from the coding sequence GTGCGCAGTACCGGACATGACCAACATAGGCAGCGAACTTTATGGCAGCGCTTACATATTGATCTACCGCTATTAATAGGTATTCTGGCCTTAATGACCCTAGGGTTATTTGTTGTTTATAGTGCAGGAGGACAAGAATCTGCTGTACTGATACGACATGCCAAACGTGTTGGTTTAGCGCTCTTTGTTATGTTTATTGTCGCGCAAATCCCGCCCTTGTCTTATCGAAAATGGGCTGTACCTGTGTTCATTGTTGGCTTAATGTTATTAACTGCCGTACTACTTTTTGGCCATGTTGGTAAAGGTGCCCAACGTTGGTTAGATCTTGGCGTAACTAAATTTCAACCCTCTGAAATTATGAAACTTGTTATGCCAATAATGATCGCTTGGTATGTCAGTCAATACGATTTACCGATTAGAATCTCTAAAATTATTATCGCTTTTATTTTAGTATTAATACCCACTTTATTGATTGCCAGACAGCCTGATTTAGGTACTTCGTTACTGATTGCAAGTTCTGGTATTTTTGTTATATTTCTTGCTGGTGCTAGTTGGAAACTCATCGGAGCCTGTGTTGGATTAGCGTCAGCTTTTGCCCCAGTTTTGTGGATGTTTTTGATGAAACCTTACCAAAAACAGCGGGTCCTGACATTTTTAGATCCTGAACAAGATCCGCTTGGCTCAGGCTATCATATTATTCAGTCTAAAATTGCTATTGGTTCTGGCGGCATTCACGGTAAAGGCTGGCTGCAAGGTACCCAATCGCAACTAGAGTTTTTACCTGAGCGTCATACAGATTTTATTTTCGCCGTATTTAGTGAAGAATTTGGCTTAATTGGTGTTGGTTTATTATTAACCGTATATTTAGCGATAGTTGTGCGCGGCTTATGGATTGCAGTTAATGCTCAACATGCGTTTACCAAACTATTAGCCGGTAGTTTAACGCTAACATTTTTTGTTTATATTTTTGTTAATATCGGCATGGTATCCGGTTTATTACCAGTGGTCGGCGTACCGTTACCTTTAGTTAGTTATGGTGGCACATCAATGGTGACATTGATGGCAGGTTTTGGCATGCTAATGGCAATAAGTACGCATAGACGCTTTAATATCTAA
- the mrdA gene encoding penicillin-binding protein 2 — protein MAPKKRVAIRNHSAEANLFARRTFITFIAVIILALVLFSNIYNLEVNSYQKYQTRSNSNRIKLLPVAPNRGLIYDRNGVLLADNTPVYSLEVIPEQVTDIKNSLAEVSQLLDISQEKQDELLKAVKSKRRFKPIELYSRLSEQQISLFSVNQHKFPGFFIDARLKRYYPFADLTTHSLGYVARINGRDSLALEKQGLAENYAATRNIGKLGLEKYYQDILHGTIGHQEVEINNLGRIIRTLDFTPPIPGKDLTLTLDIELQMIAKRALSGKRGAVVAIDPRDGGVLAMYSNPSFDGNLFVHGISSKKYKKLLAPESNKPLLNRAVQGYPPASTIKPLLALTGLDAGVITPETEIYDPGFYQLPGIETKRRDWKKWGHGKVDLNKSLEQSCNVYYYDLAYKLGITRISQMMMKFGFGEYTGIDLHEESRAIMPSIEWKRARYNKGWYTGETLSVGIGQSYWSVTPLQLSQAISILVNKGEIKVPHLLKSTSEVVAHDKDTNAQQPLVTEYIVDQKPPIILNNKKSWDVVLDGLHNTVQKFGATGYNAFKGTKYDAAGKTGSAQTANIEQGEEYDASKVKESKRDNAMFIAFAPYENPEIVVAVAIENVAEGGGGANAAPVARQIMDQYFGDREIVSKNPRKHPNHDNVYQQNIKNKAGEP, from the coding sequence ATGGCCCCCAAAAAACGCGTTGCCATTAGAAATCATAGCGCTGAAGCCAATTTATTTGCACGCCGTACTTTCATCACTTTTATTGCCGTCATCATACTTGCCTTGGTGTTGTTTAGTAATATTTATAACCTTGAAGTTAACTCATATCAGAAATACCAAACACGCTCAAATTCCAATCGTATTAAACTTTTACCCGTTGCGCCCAATAGAGGCTTAATCTACGATCGAAATGGTGTTTTATTGGCGGACAACACGCCAGTTTACAGTTTAGAAGTGATCCCTGAACAAGTGACTGATATTAAAAATAGCTTAGCTGAGGTTAGCCAACTATTAGATATAAGTCAGGAAAAACAAGACGAACTACTAAAAGCGGTCAAAAGTAAACGCCGTTTTAAGCCCATTGAGCTTTACTCTCGTTTAAGCGAGCAGCAAATTTCTTTATTTTCAGTCAATCAACATAAATTTCCTGGTTTTTTTATCGATGCACGTTTAAAACGTTATTATCCCTTTGCAGATTTAACCACTCATTCGCTTGGCTACGTCGCACGTATTAACGGCCGAGATTCTCTCGCGCTTGAAAAGCAAGGCTTAGCTGAAAACTACGCCGCTACCCGCAATATTGGCAAGTTAGGCTTAGAAAAGTATTATCAAGATATTTTACACGGCACTATTGGTCACCAAGAAGTTGAAATAAATAACTTAGGTCGGATCATACGTACTTTAGATTTTACGCCACCAATCCCAGGCAAAGATCTAACGCTGACCTTAGACATTGAATTACAAATGATAGCAAAACGGGCACTTTCGGGTAAACGTGGTGCGGTTGTTGCCATTGATCCAAGAGACGGTGGCGTGCTCGCCATGTACTCTAACCCGAGTTTTGATGGCAACCTGTTTGTTCACGGTATCAGCAGTAAAAAATATAAAAAACTTTTAGCACCTGAAAGTAATAAGCCGCTGCTTAATCGCGCAGTACAAGGTTACCCGCCCGCTTCAACCATTAAACCCTTATTAGCATTAACCGGTTTAGATGCTGGAGTCATCACGCCAGAAACAGAAATTTATGATCCCGGGTTTTATCAACTTCCCGGCATAGAAACCAAACGTCGCGACTGGAAAAAGTGGGGTCATGGTAAAGTCGACTTGAATAAGTCCTTGGAACAATCTTGTAATGTTTATTACTACGACTTAGCCTACAAGCTTGGCATTACCCGCATTAGTCAAATGATGATGAAATTCGGCTTTGGTGAGTATACCGGCATTGATTTACATGAAGAAAGCCGTGCAATTATGCCCAGTATCGAATGGAAAAGAGCCCGTTATAATAAAGGTTGGTATACTGGTGAAACCTTATCAGTGGGTATTGGCCAAAGTTACTGGTCTGTAACCCCCTTACAATTATCACAAGCCATATCCATATTGGTCAACAAGGGGGAAATTAAAGTACCACACTTATTAAAATCCACCAGTGAAGTTGTTGCACACGACAAAGATACTAATGCGCAACAGCCGCTGGTTACTGAGTATATTGTTGATCAAAAACCGCCAATTATTCTGAACAATAAAAAAAGTTGGGATGTTGTTTTAGACGGTTTACATAATACCGTACAAAAATTTGGTGCTACCGGTTATAACGCATTCAAAGGCACTAAATATGACGCTGCAGGTAAAACTGGCTCAGCACAAACCGCCAATATCGAGCAAGGTGAGGAATACGACGCCAGCAAAGTTAAAGAAAGCAAACGAGATAATGCGATGTTTATTGCTTTCGCGCCATATGAAAACCCTGAAATAGTGGTAGCTGTTGCCATTGAAAATGTTGCCGAAGGCGGCGGTGGTGCAAATGCAGCACCTGTAGCGCGCCAGATTATGGATCAGTATTTTGGCGATCGTGAAATCGTCAGCAAAAATCCACGTAAACATCCAAATCATGACAATGTGTATCAACAAAACATTAAAAATAAAGCAGGTGAGCCCTAG
- the rlmH gene encoding 23S rRNA (pseudouridine(1915)-N(3))-methyltransferase RlmH, giving the protein MRITLYAVGNKMPAWVSQGFSEYCRRFPRDMSFHLVEISPGKRGKNADIARILEKEGEQMLAAIPKGNRIVTLEVEGKPWTTPELAKQLDRWHVDSRDVALLVGGPEGLAPACIEASEQKWSLSPLTLPHPMVRIVVAESLYRAWSINNNHPYHRE; this is encoded by the coding sequence ATGCGCATTACCTTATATGCCGTTGGTAATAAAATGCCAGCTTGGGTTAGCCAAGGATTTAGCGAATATTGCCGTAGATTTCCTCGTGACATGAGTTTCCATCTAGTGGAGATTTCCCCAGGAAAACGTGGTAAAAATGCCGATATTGCTCGCATTCTAGAAAAAGAAGGCGAGCAAATGTTAGCCGCTATTCCAAAAGGTAATCGCATTGTTACGTTAGAGGTGGAAGGCAAGCCTTGGACGACACCTGAACTTGCCAAACAACTTGATCGTTGGCATGTTGATAGTCGAGACGTAGCTCTGCTTGTTGGTGGCCCTGAAGGTTTAGCGCCCGCTTGTATTGAAGCATCTGAACAAAAGTGGTCGTTATCTCCGCTGACATTACCACACCCAATGGTTAGAATTGTCGTGGCTGAAAGCCTATATCGTGCTTGGTCAATCAACAATAATCATCCATATCATCGAGAATAA
- the rsfS gene encoding ribosome silencing factor, with the protein MQSSDLITFVTEKIEDMKGRDIVTLEVSKKSSFTDYMLVCSGNSKRHVISIAQSLTIECRAAGIEALGVEGNDIGEWSLVDLGDVVVHVMTDETRDRYQLEQLWE; encoded by the coding sequence TTGCAAAGTTCAGACCTAATTACTTTTGTTACCGAAAAAATCGAAGATATGAAAGGCCGCGATATCGTCACATTAGAGGTATCTAAAAAATCGAGTTTCACTGACTACATGTTAGTTTGCTCTGGTAACTCAAAACGCCACGTTATTTCTATTGCCCAATCACTTACTATTGAATGCCGCGCTGCTGGTATTGAAGCGTTAGGTGTTGAAGGTAATGATATCGGTGAATGGTCTTTAGTTGATTTAGGTGATGTGGTTGTTCACGTGATGACTGATGAAACTCGCGATCGTTATCAACTAGAACAACTTTGGGAATAA
- the nadD gene encoding nicotinate-nucleotide adenylyltransferase has product MSTTNQTAPKLIAILGGTFDPIHLGHILPAQETAKWLGTQQLHLIPAHIPPHKNSTHANAKQRAKMVSLVCDNSNIFTLDNRELDRQSPSYTVDTLHEIKAEQPSADLFFIMGMDSLLSFTTWHCWQEILSLCNLVVNIRPGYPLLTLEAALAPELKSRLIYDLAKLQHQKTGQIILHESNPVDISSTEIRAKIKANLHYCQYLPKPVYDYIEQHGLYK; this is encoded by the coding sequence ATGAGTACAACTAACCAAACTGCGCCAAAACTTATCGCAATACTTGGCGGTACTTTCGACCCGATTCATCTGGGACATATTTTACCAGCCCAAGAAACCGCAAAATGGCTAGGCACGCAGCAATTACATTTAATTCCTGCGCATATTCCACCCCATAAAAACAGTACCCATGCCAATGCAAAACAGCGTGCTAAGATGGTGTCTTTAGTCTGCGACAATAGCAATATATTCACCCTAGACAATCGGGAACTTGACCGTCAAAGCCCTTCCTATACTGTCGATACCTTGCATGAAATAAAAGCTGAACAACCGAGCGCAGATTTATTTTTTATTATGGGTATGGACTCGCTGTTATCTTTTACAACTTGGCATTGTTGGCAAGAAATTCTTAGCTTGTGTAACTTAGTGGTTAATATTCGTCCTGGTTACCCACTATTAACTTTGGAAGCGGCACTTGCACCAGAATTAAAATCTCGCCTTATTTATGATCTGGCAAAATTACAGCACCAAAAAACAGGGCAAATCATTCTACATGAAAGTAATCCTGTTGATATTTCTTCTACCGAAATTAGAGCAAAAATAAAAGCTAACTTACATTATTGCCAATACCTACCCAAGCCTGTTTATGACTATATAGAGCAGCACGGACTTTACAAGTAA
- the holA gene encoding DNA polymerase III subunit delta, whose translation MRIYHNQLDNTLNQGFKPIWLVFGDELWQKNDALEKIKLHAKKQGFDEIIRFSIDDKFDWDELFQEYQSMSLFSSLRIIEIEFTSGKIGDNGAKGVAQLLTLLHQDIQLIFHGPKLDAATQKRKWFKSLEAAGCFVPLYDMDAKQLKQWLNNQARQLQLTLQPDVINLMAELFEGNLPALGQELQKLSILFSQQAVSIEEAEQLFIKQAKFNSFQLIDTLLIGDLKKCLTMLDQMQHDGSALGQLVWVVHKEISQLYAMLEQIEQGNNINDIFKQYRIWDKKKPLYQHALKHITLSHAEQALARLAQVDLLSKTSSDFNAFILLSDVFISLFHDTISQNFSLDYEYN comes from the coding sequence ATGCGCATATATCATAATCAACTCGACAACACACTCAACCAAGGTTTTAAGCCAATATGGTTGGTATTTGGTGATGAGTTATGGCAAAAAAATGACGCATTAGAAAAAATAAAGCTGCACGCTAAAAAACAAGGTTTCGACGAAATAATTCGTTTTAGCATCGACGATAAGTTTGATTGGGACGAGCTGTTTCAAGAATATCAATCAATGAGCTTATTTTCGTCATTACGTATTATCGAAATAGAATTTACCTCGGGTAAAATTGGCGATAATGGCGCAAAAGGAGTAGCACAATTACTCACGCTATTACATCAAGATATCCAACTAATATTTCATGGCCCAAAACTAGACGCAGCAACGCAAAAGCGCAAATGGTTTAAATCGTTAGAGGCGGCTGGCTGCTTTGTCCCTTTATACGATATGGACGCTAAACAATTAAAGCAATGGCTGAATAATCAAGCTCGACAGTTACAATTAACATTGCAACCTGATGTTATTAATTTAATGGCGGAATTATTTGAAGGTAATTTACCTGCATTAGGCCAAGAGTTGCAAAAACTTTCTATCTTGTTCTCACAACAAGCGGTGAGTATTGAGGAAGCTGAACAACTCTTCATTAAACAAGCAAAATTCAATTCTTTTCAACTCATTGATACTTTACTAATCGGCGATCTAAAAAAGTGCTTAACTATGCTAGATCAAATGCAACATGACGGTAGTGCACTTGGCCAATTAGTTTGGGTGGTCCATAAAGAAATTAGCCAGCTTTATGCCATGTTGGAACAAATAGAGCAAGGCAACAATATTAACGATATTTTTAAGCAATATCGGATTTGGGATAAGAAAAAACCTTTATATCAACATGCTTTAAAGCACATAACCTTAAGTCATGCTGAACAAGCGTTAGCAAGGCTAGCGCAAGTTGATTTACTCAGTAAAACCAGCAGTGATTTTAACGCTTTCATTTTATTGAGTGATGTTTTCATCAGCTTATTTCACGATACTATCAGTCAAAATTTCAGTTTAGATTATGAGTACAACTAA
- the lptE gene encoding LPS assembly lipoprotein LptE, producing the protein MKQLVISRVSKLLSFSLVLIMLTGCGFQLRGNYLLAPELQTIAFSSVDQYGELTRLVKQHLTINDVNLVQKSDDKIPQMRMLQDNLDRRTLSVFPNGQVAEYELIYTVRYQILIPGQDIQNFRFELNRDYQDDPDIALAKSRELSLMLREMRKEAANKILRDMASIQL; encoded by the coding sequence ATGAAGCAATTGGTCATTAGTCGAGTAAGCAAACTGCTATCATTTAGCTTAGTGTTAATCATGTTAACGGGTTGTGGCTTTCAACTGCGTGGTAATTATTTATTAGCGCCAGAGTTACAAACCATTGCTTTTAGCTCGGTGGACCAATATGGCGAACTTACGCGCTTAGTTAAACAGCACTTAACCATTAATGATGTTAATTTAGTGCAAAAAAGTGATGATAAAATCCCACAAATGCGCATGCTACAAGACAACTTAGACAGAAGAACACTGTCAGTTTTTCCGAATGGTCAAGTAGCAGAATACGAACTTATTTATACCGTTCGCTATCAAATTTTAATTCCCGGACAAGATATTCAAAACTTCCGCTTTGAGCTCAATCGTGATTATCAAGATGATCCTGATATCGCGCTAGCAAAAAGTCGCGAGTTATCATTAATGTTACGAGAAATGCGTAAAGAAGCCGCCAATAAAATCTTGCGTGATATGGCTAGTATTCAGCTATAG